Within the Macrobrachium rosenbergii isolate ZJJX-2024 chromosome 17, ASM4041242v1, whole genome shotgun sequence genome, the region ATCAGTGGGAATCCGAAAGAGCCGTTGCAGAGCATGTCCCCtcattactactattattttcgAGAGGAGAGCCGTTGCAGAGAAGGGGGACCGCGCTACAACTACTAATCCCCACTGATCTCAGTCCCCAAAAATTTGACTGGTATTTTCGGGGAATTTTTGGTTTGTCCCTTGGCCGCCATCTTTGTTGATAATACGCCCTTTTGAGAGCTTGAGGCGTCGATTTTGTGGCTTTGTTCTTCATATTTTCGTATAAAATTGTTATGGCGGACAGAGAAAATAGGTATGTGCCCACAGGAGCTGAAACTACCCCTGTTTATGCTCCCTCCTGGGTAGAGATGACGTGCCAAATCCATGATTGGTGCCCCGCCACCACCCCCAGCCTCACAGTGACGTATCATTGAGACAAAAACAGCGTATTTAAAGCAATTCACGATGGTTAATAGCTTTGCCATCAGTTAAATCATTACCCACGAGGCTCACTGTAAGTGATACCCAACTACAGGGCATACAGGAGTTTCCGAGGCACTTTAGTTACCAGCTGCTTTGCAAACCTAGACCTATAAACAGGTTCAGTGTCGAAGCCTGAAATCGCCATCATTATCTTTCTATTTGAACGAGTATGCCGAGAGAATGGTGAATAATTCATTGATTTGTGAATAGTTCAATGAATAATTCATTAACTGATGAATGATTCAAAGAGAAGGAGTGTTATTCAGCCTCTGGgccaggaaaaacaaaataaaaagttagtgCGGTTTAAGCCTTAACAAATTGGTGTAGAGTcgatttcacaatatatatatatatatatatatatatatatatatatatatatatatatatatataatgattaaaaaaccacaataatataattgataaattgtatattttaagacataaaaatatacaagaaaggggataaaaacgaggagctttcgaccgtttgcgcaacagtcctcttcagccaactgaatcaaaatactagtttttcttattaaaagacacgtttaaaagaattttagtgatactcgatccaagaaaacatcgaactctctttcagtgtggactaggcagttatgtaatggcagtttccccgtatctgtgggccaaccgtcgtgatcttcttaatggctgtcgttcgagcgtacggtgctcatcacgggtgactaggtggttcgtgggtagagaacgactttcagcaacatcggtgcctgttgttgctgaaagtcgttctcttacccacgaaccacctagtcacccgtgatgagcaccgtacgctcgaacgacagccattaagaagatcacgacggttggcccacagatacggggaaactgccattacataactgcctagtccacactgaaagagagttcgatgtttttTGGATCGAGTAtcactaaaattcttttaaacgtgtcttttaataagaaaactagtattttaattcagttggctgaagaggactgttgcgcaaacggtcgaaagctccctcgtttttatcccctttcttgtatatttttatgtcttaaaatatacaatttatcaattatattattgtggcttttaatcattattttttcgatcacaatatagtgatgctcacagttaatatatatatatatatatatatatatatatatatatatatatatatatatatatatatatatatatatcattgtaatcCTCATTCAATCCTCTTTCTTGtaaagtatatttacaaagtcTAACACCGGAAATCAACGAGATATTAAGTATGAAAAGTCGAAAAGTAGCCGCAGTCAGCTGACTGAGTTTAACCGCTAAGATTCTCAACCACGTAATAAAGACCAATATGTCTCACCGGCTTCATGCTATTCTCGCCCTTATTCCCTCGGTCAATAAGGCCGCTTTCTGATCTTCAGGGTCTATTGAGTTACGCCTTTATGAATCCTCTAATCTCTCAATGCGCTTACTTCTTGTCCCTTTAAATGATTTCATgaggggtttctctctctctctctctctctctctgaaatcatgAGTCGCATGTTGGAAAACGGAaaatactaaaagagagagagagagagagagagagagatgtgctcaTTCTGAACTAGGCCTATGTCAGTAGCACAGCGTATACAAAGCGTCTCCGAAACCTTTGACAAACGAgaataaaatgattgaatatatatatatatatatatatatatatatatatatatatatatatatatatatatatatatatatatatatatatatatatatatatatatatatatatcaatacagttttgctcaattttatttatactttacattatatatatcatgtaacggtttttcatttaatttagcacCCTACCCCTTAACCTCCCAGATGTTACTTAATATTtcgaatttatttacttttattactcttcctttttatgttactattactttttaattGGTGCCGTTGCTTTCTGGATTGGTGATgtcctttattttcatggctattcTTAGCCTATATATTCCACTAGTTTTCTGTTCGGGGCTTTCAGAGTCTCTAatgttaagttttctattttttgtaaggttttacACCTGAACAAATGTTCTGTGCTGTCCTCCTCTATTCTGCAGTTATCACAGACCTCATCCTTATATCTTCCCCGGTAGTTAGCTTTCAGGTCCAACATATTCAGCCTGGTTTTCATTATTAAGCATGCATCCTTTGTCTCTAGTTCCCTTAgatacttattttcttcaaagttatctatgaatctcagcttcttcatttctttcttcttttcttccaatgTCTTTTCGATATCTTGcgttattcttctcttaatttcctttttcagttctttttcggcatattttcccattccatttatatctatattgtacTTTTTGCCTATCTTTTCCATGCCTTTTGTCCAGCACAGCCCGTAGGGGGCTCTTAACTGgtcttctactatttctttgattagcattttcttgtctgaatttataatattgtggaatagcattattttcttgtattcaatTCTATAGGCAACTGGCCATATGCCAGACTCTGCTAAAATTCCCCAGTAGGGCGTGCCCTTTGCCTGTTCATACATTCCTCGGAGGATCCTGTATTGCATTTGCTCTAGAGCGTTTGACTCGTTTTCTGTTAAGTTGCTCGAGGTCTCTGTGTTGGCAAATAATGTTGGGACCACCACTGTTTCATAGATGTTTTTCCTTACTTCTAATGCCAATTTCCTACTTTCTTTACAtctccatattttcttatttctcttagtAGGTACTCTACTTTTTGTTTTCTCGATTCAATACTTGGTTCTTTTGAACCATTTTGGGTGTACCACTCTCCTAGGTATTTATATTCGCTTACACTACTAATTAGGCCgttttttaattctgttcttatGTGGACTGTCTGGCCCTTTGTTCTTCTATCTGTTATCAGCACTGCTGACTTGCTTGGCTTAGTGTTAAATTTGAACTTTTTCAGTTGCTCCAGGCTATGGCAGTTGCCAATTGCCATTTCTATACCTTCTTTCCCGCTGGTGGGGAACATTATATCATCAACAAATATTAGGGACTCTATTTCTATATTCCTTATGATTGTTATGTTCTTCCtgcttatttcattcactttgtcTGTTGCTATGCTGCATAGCTTTGGGCCGTAAATTGTACCCTGtcttacattttctgtaatttcgaTAGCGTCTGTTTCTCCCGCAGGGCATCTTATGACTGCTTTGCCGTTCTCATTCATCTTTCTTATCAACAGTGCATCTTTCCATCCTATCAGTTTCCCAATCTCTTTAATGCAGTCCTTCAGATCTAGTTTGTCAAAACATTTATACGCATCTCCAAACCATATGTACGTCGGGGCCCCAAGCACTGTGTTGTAGTCAGTCACTGCGTTCAGGGTTAGCAGGTGATCAACTGTGGATCTTCCTTCTATGCCACCACATTGGAATCGGCTTATCTTTTGGTTTATTATTTCGTTTGTTAATTCCATCCTCACTTTTTCAAATACCTTACTTATGTTACTCGTGATAAatattcctctcttgttttctaatTCTAATTTGCTTCCTTTTTTGTGAAGTGATAGTATTTCCATTTTCTCCCATTCGTCGGGAGTGAGTGTTTAACTCCTCTTCTTGACCtttggattttttccatttttcttgtccCACATAGGGACATCCATTTCTGGTACTGAATATGAATTTCTTCTGCCAGTTTCCCTACTTTATCTTCAGGTTTGTCTAATATGAATAAatctttgtaatgtttctcatattctcttctaatttctttcacgttttctattattttcccttccttattttttattgccaCCACGTTGTGTGACTTTGTGCCGTCAAGTTTTTTCTTGAAGAAGTCCCAGAAGGCTGCTCCATTTACTCCCCCTTTGGATTTGATTTCGGCTGCTGTTTCCTTTATCCTGATCCTGATCCTGATTCCATCatccttccttttttctctaaTAATGTATTCACTTATTAATCTCTCCTGTACTTGCCATAGCCTCTTCTCTTCTGTACTTCCAGactttttgttctctcttttgaTTCTCCTTCTGGCCCTCATTAGGTctcttaatacttttgtttttctttccttttctctttgcaTCTTTTCATGCGCTTGCTTAATATTTTGTCAAGTTCTGTTTGCCATTTGGTGTACTtcttttttatgtcacctttttttCTTGCTATGTCTACCAAGGCTTGTCTGTCTCTGCAACCTTTCAGCTTTCTTATGTCTACTCTGTATTTTTCATTCCTGCTTCTCTCACACACTACTCTCCAGTTCATGACCACTCTCACAGCACAGTGGTcagagtgtaccagttcagatgATATTCCGTAGGgagttatttcttttgtttcgtcTATTTCCATTATCTGtattccttcttcatcttcttcttttatcatTACATAATCTATAATAGACCTGTGTGTTTTGTATTCTTGTCCATGTTCCTTTGCAATTTCTATGATTATTTATCACCATAAGTTTATTTTGTCTAATAAATTTCAGCAATTCTTTTCCTCCTTATTGTTAGAGATGATTTTTCCTATTTTGCAGTTAAAGTCCCCAGGGATCATGACTTTTTGACTgttttcttctgctttatttatttcttcttctat harbors:
- the LOC136847632 gene encoding uncharacterized protein, producing the protein MEILSLHKKGSKLELENKRGIFITSNISKVFEKVRMELTNEIINQKISRFQCGGIEGRSTVDHLLTLNAVTDYNTVLGAPTYIWFGDAYKCFDKLDLKDCIKEIGKLIGWKDALLIRKMNENGKAVIRCPAGETDAIEITENVRQGTIYGPKLCSIATDKVNEISRKNITIIRNIEIESLIFVDDIMFPTSGKEGIEMAIGNCHSLEQLKKFKFNTKPSKSAVLITDRRTKGQTVHIRTELKNGLISSVSEYKYLGEWYTQNGSKEPSIESRKQKVEYLLREIRKYGDVKKVGNWH